One Georgenia wutianyii DNA segment encodes these proteins:
- the glmS gene encoding glutamine--fructose-6-phosphate transaminase (isomerizing): MCGIVGAVSVASAGTPPAEVVLDGLARLEYRGYDSAGIAAVTDGGLAVRKKAGKLQNLLDELERYPLPPSRAAIGHTRWATHGGPTDENAHPHLSGDGNLAVVHNGIIENYAALRRELEADGALFLSQTDTEVVAHLLGRAYAGDLTAAMLAVTARLEGAFTLVAVHADHPGTIVAARRNSPLVIGLGEGANYLGSDVAAFVSQTKRALEVDQDQVVTLTGDSVTVVDAAGQEVEPRAFTVEWDAAAAVKGGFDSFMDKEIHDQPQAVADTLLGRTDELGRLKLDELRIDETILRSIDKIIVVACGTAAYAGFVAKYAIEHWCRIPVEVELAHEFRYRDPVVNEKTLVVAVSQSGETMDTIMAVRHAREQGSKVLAVVNTYGSTIARESDAVLYTHAGPEVAVASTKAFIAQITATYLLGLYLAQLRGNKYIDEVADYLAELGRIPARIEEVLSRQDEVREVARAMRDTTSVLFLGRHVGYPVALEGALKLKELAYIHAEGFAAGELKHGPIALVEEGQPVFVVVPTPRRPTLHAKVISNIQEVRARGARTLVIAEDGDDAVEPYADVVFRYPATPTLMTPLVSVVPLQIFASELARAKGYDVDQPRNLAKSVTVE; the protein is encoded by the coding sequence ATGTGCGGAATCGTGGGTGCCGTGTCCGTGGCGAGCGCAGGCACCCCGCCTGCCGAGGTCGTGCTCGACGGGCTGGCCCGTCTGGAGTACCGGGGCTACGACTCCGCGGGGATCGCCGCCGTCACCGACGGCGGGCTCGCGGTGCGCAAGAAGGCAGGCAAGCTCCAGAACCTGCTCGACGAGCTCGAGCGCTACCCGCTGCCGCCCTCCAGGGCCGCGATCGGGCACACCCGGTGGGCCACCCACGGCGGCCCCACCGACGAGAACGCCCACCCGCACCTGTCCGGGGACGGCAACCTCGCCGTCGTCCACAACGGGATCATCGAGAACTACGCCGCGCTGCGCCGCGAGCTCGAGGCCGACGGCGCGCTCTTCCTCTCCCAGACCGACACCGAGGTCGTCGCCCACCTCCTGGGACGTGCCTACGCCGGTGACCTCACCGCCGCGATGCTCGCCGTGACCGCGCGGCTGGAGGGGGCCTTCACGCTCGTCGCCGTCCACGCCGACCACCCGGGCACGATCGTCGCGGCCCGCCGCAACTCCCCGCTCGTCATCGGGCTGGGCGAGGGCGCGAACTACCTCGGCTCCGACGTCGCCGCGTTCGTCTCCCAGACCAAGCGGGCGCTGGAGGTCGACCAGGACCAGGTCGTCACCCTCACCGGCGACTCCGTCACCGTCGTGGACGCCGCCGGCCAGGAGGTCGAGCCGCGGGCGTTCACCGTCGAGTGGGACGCCGCCGCGGCCGTCAAGGGCGGCTTCGACTCCTTCATGGACAAGGAAATCCACGACCAGCCCCAGGCCGTGGCCGACACCCTGCTCGGGCGCACCGACGAGCTCGGCCGTCTCAAGCTCGACGAGCTGCGCATCGACGAGACGATCCTGCGCAGCATCGACAAGATCATCGTCGTCGCCTGCGGCACCGCCGCCTACGCCGGGTTCGTCGCGAAGTACGCCATCGAGCACTGGTGCCGCATCCCGGTCGAGGTCGAGCTCGCCCACGAGTTCCGCTACCGCGACCCCGTCGTCAACGAGAAGACGCTCGTCGTCGCGGTCTCCCAGTCCGGGGAGACGATGGACACGATCATGGCCGTGCGGCACGCGCGCGAGCAGGGCTCCAAGGTGCTCGCCGTCGTCAACACCTACGGCTCGACGATCGCGCGGGAGTCCGACGCCGTCCTGTACACCCACGCCGGGCCGGAGGTCGCCGTCGCCTCGACGAAGGCCTTCATCGCCCAGATCACCGCGACCTACCTCCTGGGCCTCTACCTCGCCCAGCTGCGCGGCAACAAGTACATCGACGAGGTCGCCGACTACCTCGCCGAGCTCGGGCGCATCCCCGCCCGCATCGAGGAGGTCCTCTCCCGCCAGGACGAGGTCCGCGAGGTCGCCCGCGCGATGCGCGACACGACGTCGGTGCTCTTCCTCGGGCGGCACGTGGGCTACCCGGTGGCGCTCGAGGGTGCGCTCAAGCTCAAGGAGCTCGCCTACATCCACGCCGAGGGCTTCGCCGCCGGGGAGCTCAAGCACGGGCCGATCGCGCTGGTCGAGGAGGGACAGCCGGTCTTCGTCGTCGTCCCCACGCCGCGCCGGCCCACCCTGCACGCCAAGGTCATCTCCAACATCCAGGAGGTGCGGGCGCGCGGTGCGCGGACCCTCGTCATCGCCGAGGACGGCGACGACGCCGTCGAGCCGTACGCCGACGTCGTCTTCCGCTACCCGGCCACGCCGACGCTCATGACGCCGCTCGTGTCCGTCGTGCCGTTGCAGATCTTCGCCTCCGAGCTCGCCCGGGCGAAGGGCTACGACGTCGACCAGCCGCGCAACCTCGCGAAGTCCGTGACCGTGGAGTGA
- a CDS encoding NAD(P)H-hydrate epimerase, with amino-acid sequence MIRAHEAQAIREAEAPLLAATPTDALMTHAAFAVATAVLEELDRLGARRSGTTVLLLVGGGNNGGDALYAGAYLARRGLQVAAALCTDRPHERGLAAARRARVRTHDVLDAAGRPREELLTVLADRAGVWLDGLTGIGARGALREPLAGIVTALADRRAAMPDEPTVVAVDVPSGIGVDDGTVAGPVLRADVTVTMGAAKPGLLARPAEALAGRLVVVDIGLGLGEAALARLGPADVADLLRPPLPTDHKYTRGVLGLVAGSTTYPGAAVLAAAGALRTGVGMVRYLGPEGPTRLVHERFPEVVAGSGRVQAWAAGSGVDPADEGRAEDVRDALRRALADGLPAVLDAGALALAPERLPATVVLTPHAGELAQLLTERGERTSRADVEAAPLPAARRAAALTGATVLLKGATTVVAAPGGTTLTQADGGPWLATAGTGDVLAGVLGALLAQRAEDLAGGGDPDGALTAELAAAAALLHGRAGTRASAGGPVTALTVADALPGVVADVLASP; translated from the coding sequence ATGATCCGCGCACACGAGGCACAGGCGATCCGGGAGGCGGAGGCCCCCCTGCTCGCCGCCACCCCGACCGACGCGCTCATGACCCACGCCGCCTTCGCCGTCGCGACGGCCGTGCTCGAGGAGCTCGACCGGCTCGGGGCGCGCCGCAGCGGCACGACGGTGCTCCTGCTCGTCGGCGGTGGCAACAACGGCGGGGACGCCCTGTACGCCGGCGCCTACCTCGCCCGCCGCGGGCTGCAGGTGGCCGCCGCGCTGTGCACCGACCGCCCCCACGAGCGCGGCCTGGCCGCGGCGCGCCGGGCCAGGGTCCGCACCCACGACGTCCTCGACGCCGCCGGCCGGCCACGCGAGGAGCTCCTCACCGTCCTCGCCGACCGCGCCGGGGTGTGGCTCGACGGGCTCACCGGCATCGGCGCGCGCGGCGCCCTGCGCGAGCCGCTCGCCGGGATCGTCACGGCGCTCGCCGACCGGCGGGCCGCGATGCCCGACGAGCCGACCGTCGTCGCCGTCGACGTCCCCTCGGGCATCGGGGTCGACGACGGCACGGTGGCCGGGCCGGTCCTGCGCGCGGACGTCACGGTGACGATGGGCGCGGCCAAGCCGGGCCTGCTCGCCCGCCCGGCCGAGGCGCTCGCCGGACGGCTCGTCGTCGTCGACATCGGGCTCGGGCTGGGGGAGGCGGCCCTCGCCCGCCTCGGCCCCGCCGACGTCGCCGACCTGCTCCGCCCGCCCCTGCCCACCGACCACAAGTACACGCGCGGTGTCCTCGGCCTCGTCGCCGGGTCGACGACCTACCCCGGCGCCGCCGTCCTCGCCGCCGCCGGCGCGCTGCGCACCGGCGTGGGCATGGTGCGCTACCTCGGCCCGGAGGGCCCCACCCGCCTCGTCCACGAACGCTTCCCCGAGGTCGTCGCCGGCAGCGGCCGGGTCCAGGCCTGGGCTGCCGGCAGCGGCGTCGACCCGGCCGACGAGGGACGCGCCGAGGACGTCCGCGACGCCCTGCGCCGGGCGCTCGCCGACGGCCTGCCCGCCGTCCTCGACGCAGGGGCGCTGGCCCTGGCCCCCGAGCGGCTGCCCGCGACCGTCGTCCTCACCCCGCACGCCGGGGAGCTCGCCCAGCTCCTCACCGAGCGCGGGGAGAGGACGAGCCGCGCCGACGTCGAGGCCGCGCCGCTGCCCGCCGCCCGCCGCGCCGCCGCGCTCACCGGCGCCACCGTCCTGCTCAAGGGGGCGACGACGGTCGTCGCCGCCCCGGGCGGCACCACCCTCACCCAGGCCGACGGCGGCCCGTGGCTGGCCACCGCCGGCACCGGCGACGTGCTCGCCGGTGTGCTCGGGGCGCTGCTCGCCCAGCGCGCGGAGGACCTCGCCGGCGGGGGAGACCCGGACGGCGCCCTCACCGCCGAGCTCGCCGCGGCCGCGGCCCTCCTCCACGGCCGGGCCGGGACGCGTGCGTCCGCCGGTGGCCCGGTCACCGCCCTCACGGTGGCCGACGCCCTCCCCGGCGTCGTCGCCGACGTCCTGGCCTCACCCTGA
- a CDS encoding holo-ACP synthase: protein MIVGVGIDVVDVERFMATLERTPRLRDRLFTTEERGLPPASLAARFAAKEAIAKALGAPGGMSWQDCTVERVPGGAPVVHVRASVAQRAAELGVRTWHLSISHDAGIASAMVVAEG, encoded by the coding sequence GTGATCGTCGGGGTGGGGATCGACGTCGTCGACGTCGAACGGTTCATGGCGACCCTCGAGCGCACGCCCCGGCTGCGGGACAGGCTCTTCACCACCGAGGAGCGCGGCCTGCCGCCGGCCTCGCTCGCGGCGCGCTTCGCCGCGAAGGAGGCCATCGCCAAGGCGCTCGGGGCACCGGGCGGCATGTCGTGGCAGGACTGCACCGTCGAGCGTGTGCCGGGCGGGGCGCCGGTCGTCCACGTGCGCGCCTCCGTCGCGCAGCGGGCCGCCGAGCTCGGCGTGCGCACCTGGCACCTGTCCATCTCCCACGACGCCGGGATCGCCTCGGCCATGGTCGTCGCCGAGGGCTGA